CCGGCCAGCGATAGCGCTTCAGTTTCTCCATCGCGCCGGAATCGATCTGCTTGGCCGGCAGGCCCTCGCGCTCGGCCTGGGCGAAGAAGTGGCGGACCAGATCCGGAACGTCGTCGCTGCGCTCGCGCAGCGGCGGCAATCTCAGCGGCACGACATTCAGCCGGAAGAACAGGTCCTCGCGGAACATGCCCTGCTGGATCTGCTGGCGCAGGTCCTTGTTGGTCGCGGCGACGATCCGGACATCGGCCTTGATCGGCGTGCGCCCGCCAACGGTTGTATATTCGCCCTGCTGCAGCACCCTGAGCAGCCGCGTCTGGGCCTCCATCGGCATGTCGCCGATCTCGTCGAGGAACAGCGTGCCGCCTTCGGCCTGCTCGAACCGGCCGGGATTGCGCGCCTGCGCGCCGGTGAACGCGCCCTTCTCGTGGCCGAACAGCTCGCTCTCGATCAGGTCGCGCGGGATGGCCGCCATGTTGATCGCGACGAAAGGCCCGGCGCGGCGCTTGCCGTAATCATGCAGGGCGCGCGCGACCAGTTCCTTGCCGGTGCCGCTTTCGCCGACGATCATCACCGTCAGGTCGGTCTGCATCAGCCGGGCCAGGACCCGATAGATGTCCTGCATGGCCGGCGACCGGCCGACCAGGGGGATCGTGTCGGCGTCGGCCAGCGGCGCCTTGCCGCCGAGCTTGCCTTTCGGCTCGGCCAGCGCCCGCCCGACGATCGACACCAGTTCCTTCAGGTCGAACGGCTTCGGCAGGTAGTCATAGGCGCCGCGTTCGGAGGCCTTGATCGCGGTCATGAAGGTGTTCTGCGCACTCATCACCACCACCGGCAGCTCCGGCCGGAGCTTCTTGATGCGCGGCAGCAGATCGAAGGCGTTCTCATCGGGCATCACCACGTCGGTGATCACGATGTCGCCGTCGCCCTGGGCGACCCAGCGCCACAGCGTCGTGGCATTGCCGGTGAGCCTGACGTCATAACCGGCCCGCGACAGCGCCTGGTTCAGCACCGTCCGGATCGCGGCGTCGTCATCGGCGACCAGGATCGTTCCCGTCGGCATAGGTGAACCTCGTCAAAGAGCTTTGCGGCCGTTGATGTCGCCGTGCGACACGCGCGCCATGGGCAGGAGAATCCGGAACAGGGTCTTCCGGGGCTGACTGTCGCATTCGACAATGCCGCCATGGTCGCCGACGATCTTGGCGACCAGGGCGAGCCCGAGGCCGGAGCCCGAGCTCTTGGTGGTGACGAAGGGGTCGAACAGGTGCGGCAGCAGGTCGTCGGGCACGCCTGGGCCGTTGTCGCGCACGCAGACCTCGAGCGGCAGCGCGACCCGGGTCGCCGTGCCCGGCATGGTCAGCCGGACACCCGGGCGGAAGGCGGTGGAGAGCATGATCTCGCCCTCGCCGGTGTGGTCGCCGATCGCCTCGGCCGCATTCTTCATCAGGTTGAGGAAGACCTGGATCAGCTGATCGCGATTGCCGAACACCGGCGGCAGTGACGGGTCATATTCCTCGGCGAAACGGATGTGCCGGGCAAACCCCGATTGCGACAGCTTCTTCACATGTTCCAGCACGACATGGATATTGACCGGCTCGCGCTCCACCGGCCGCTCGTCGGAAAACACCTCCATGCGGTCGACCAGCTTGACGATGCGATCGGCCTCGTCGCAGATCAGCCGCGTCAGGGTGCGGTCCTGGTCGTCGACCGAGGTTTCCAGAAGCTGGGCGGCGCCGCGAATGCCCGACAGCGGGTTCTTGATCTCGTGCGCCAGCATGGCGGCGAGCGCCGTGACCGAGCGCGCCGCTCCGCGATGGGTCAATTGCCGGTCCATCTTGTCGGCAATGGTCCGTTCCTGAAGCATGACGACGACGGCGCCGGCACGCTCCGGCATCGGCGCGACATAGATGTCGACCACCCGCTCCGCGCCGTTGCGCGGCGTGCCGAGATCGACCTTGTATTCGTTGACCGGCGCGCCGCGATCGCGGACCTGCTCGATCAACGCCAGCAACGGGCTGCCGAAGGGCACCAGCTCGCGCAGGGCGTGGCGCTGCAGCACCGGAATCGAGGCCTGGAAGAAGGCTTCCGCGGCGGCATTGCCGTCGAGGATCGTGCCATCAGACGAAACGCTCACCACGGGATGCGGCAAGGCGTTCAGAATCGAATCATGCGCCTCCATCGACGAGGCGGCAGGCTTGGTCGCAAGCGTCATGCTGCAGCCCTCCAGGCCAGCGCGTCATAGGCCTCGTCGAGCGCCGCGATCACCTGTTCCGGCTGGTCGAGGGTCAGCACCCGCCGGCGCGCCGCCGACAGCGTCATGGCCGAAGCGCCGGCCTGGCCGGCCGCCACGTCCAGGGCCCAGCCGAGATGTTTGCGGGCATGGCGCACGCCGACGGCGACGCCGTAATGGGTGAGCTGCGCCTCGTAGAGCTCGACGGCGACGTCGCGCTGGCTGGCGAGATCCGGATCGGCCGGCACCGCCATGCCGGCCAGGTGGGCCGCCACCTGGGCCAGGAACCAGGGTTTGCCCTGGGCGCCGCGGCCGATCATCACGGCATCGGCCCGCGCCCTGTCCAGGCAATCGGAGGCCTGCTCGACGGTCGCGACATCGCCATTGGCGACCAGCGGCACGCCGATGGCGGCGCGCACCTCAGCGATCAGCGACCAATCCGCCTGCCCCTTGTAGAACTGCTGGCGGGTGCGGCCGTGCACGGTGATCAGCTGGATGCCCGAGGCCTCGGCGCGGCGCGCCAGCTCCGGCGCATTGATCGATGCCTCGTCCCAGCCGAGTCGCATTTTCAGCGTCACCGGCACATCGACTGCCGCAACGGTGGCCTTGATCAAATTTTCAGCAAGATCGAGGTCGCGCATCAGCGCCGAACCGGCATAGCCGCCGGTCACCCGCTTGGCCGGGCAGCCCATGTTGATGTCGATGACCTTCGCGCCGGCACCGGCGGCCACCTTGGCCCCCTCGGCCATCCAATGCGGCTCGCAACCGGCGATCTGGACCACGTGCAGGTCGAGCCCGTCGCCTTCGGCGCGCAGGCGCGCCTCTTCCTCGCCCAGCGCCAGGTCGTCGCTCGGCACCATCTCGGACACCACCCAGCCGGCGCCGAAGCGCGCCACCATCCGGCGGAACGGCGCATCGGTGACACCCGACATCGGCGCAAGCGCCACCGGGCTGGCGATCCGATGCTGGCCAATCGACAAAGCCACGGCCGAAGGCGTCGTGGTCGAAATGTGAGCCATCCGAATGCCTATTTCCTGTGCGTCTAACTGAGTGCCTACAGTTTAGACATCATTGCCGCACTGCACAAGAGGATTGCTGTGCTGATCGACAGGAAGACAGCCGCGGCCCGGGCTGCCGGCGCGGAATTCCCGCCCGGGCCATGGCCTCATCATGCGGCCAAGGCGGACCGGCGCCGGAAGGCCGGCGTCACCGGCGCAGTCTCTGGTCCCGGCCGGCCGTAGCCGGTTGGAGAATTCCGGGCTAGGTAACGGGTGAACGGGCCCGACGCATGATGAAACCGACCAGAACCATTGCCGCGCTGATCGTCGCGGCCGGACGAGGCAGCCGGGCCGGCGATGGCCTGCCCAAGCAATACCGCCGCGTCGGGCAAAGCCCGCTGCTTGCCCATTCCGTGGCGATTTTCGCCGGGCATCCGGCGATCTCGACGGTGCGGGTGGTGATCGATCCGGCCGACCAGCAGCTCTACCGCGAATCGGTCGCGCAGGCCGCGACGCTCGGCGCGCCGGTCCCCGGCGGCCCGACGCGGCAGGCCTCGGTGCGGGCCGGGCTCGAGGCCCTGGCGGCCGACGCCCCCGACCTCGTCCTGGTGCATGACGCGGCCCGCCCCTTCGTGTCGTTCGACCTGATCGATCGGGCGCTGGCCGCCCTGTCCGTGCCGGGCAGCCTTGCCGCGGTCCCCGGCACGGCCTTGGTCGACACGATCAAGAGCGTCGACGCCGCCGAGACCGTCACCGGCACCCCTGCCCGGCTCGCCCTGCGCGCCATCCAGACGCCGCAGGCTTTCGATTTCGCCGCCCTGCTCGCCGCCCACCGCCGCGTTGCCGGCGAGCCCGGCTTCGCGGCGACCGACGACGCCGCGGTGATGGAATGGGCCGGGCATCCCGTCCGGGTGTTTCCGGGCGATCCGGCCAATGTGAAACTGACCTATCCAGCGGATTTCGCGGCGGCCGAGCGCCTGATGACACGGACCATCGCAATGAATGATGTGCGCATCGGCCAGGGCTACGACGTCCACGCCTTCGGCCCCGGCGACCATGTCTGGCTCGGCGGCGTCAGGATCGCCCATGACCGCGGCGTGATCGCCCATTCGGACGGCGACGTCGTCCTGCACGCGCTGACCGACGCCTTGCTCGGCGCCATCGCCGACGGCGATATCGGCAGCCATTTCCCGCCGAGCGATCCGCAATGGCGCGGCGCGTCGTCCGACCGGTTCCTGGCCCATGCCGGCGCGCTGATCGCCGCGCGCGGCGGCCGGATCGGCAATATCGACATTACCGTGGTCTGCGAGGCGCCGAAGGTCGGGCCGCATCGCGATGCCATGCGGGCCCGCATCGGCGCGATCCTCGGACTTGAGGCGGAGCGCGTCGCCATCAAGGCGACAACCAGCGAACAGATGGGCTTTGTCGGCCGCCGCGAGGGCCTGGCGGCCCTGGCGGTCGCAACCGTCAGGCTTCCGGGAGACTGACATGGACGAGGCAAGGATCCGCGCGGCCGCCAGCGAAGTGCTCGACCTCTGCCGCGCCAGGAAACTCATGGTGGCGACCGCCGAGAGCTGCACCGGTGGCCTGGTCGCCGGCGCGCTCACCGCCATTGCCGGTTCCTCCGACGTGGTCGACCGCGGCTTCGTCACCTATACCAATGACGCCAAGCACGAGATGCTCGGCGTTCCCCAAGCCGTGCTGGCAAGTGTCGGGGCGGTGTCGCGCGAGACCGCCGAAGCCATGGCGCGTGGCGCGCTCGGGCGGTCGAAGGCGCATCTTGCCGTGGCGATCACCGGCATTGCCGGCCCGGGCGGCGGCAGCGACGCGAAACCGGTGGGACTGGTCCATTTCGCCGCCGCCGCGCGCGACGGGCGGCTGGTCGCCGAGGAGCGCCGGTTCGGCGCGATCGGCCGCGACGCGGTGCGCGCCGAGAGCGTGGCGGTCGCGCTCGGACTGCTCAAGACCCTGGCGGTCAGCGCCGGTAGTGCGCGATGATCGCGCCGAGAATGTTCGAATAGTCGTCGGTCCAGGGCCGCACCGTGCCGCCGTCCTGGTCATGCCAGCCACGCGCGGCATCGAGCGCCCCGAAGGCTGTCGGCTGCTCGGCGACGATCGCGGCGATCACGCCGAATTTCATCTCCTCGAGTTGGTCGGGCGACGCGGTATAGTCGTTGACGCGCACCGCCATGCCCTGGTCGGCCGCGATCGCCGCGACCACGGGGCCAAGACGCATGTGCCGGTTGGAAATGTGCATGACGATCATGCCGCCGGGGGCGATCTTCTTCCGGTAGATCGCCATCGCCTCGCGCGTCAGCAGATGGCCGGGGATCGAATCGGATGAAAAGGCATCGATCACCAGCACGTCCAGGGCGCCTTGCTCGCCCTCCGCGAGCGTCAGCCGGGCGTCGCCCAGGATGACCGGCGCGCGCGGCGTGCAACTGCGCAGGAACGAAAAATCGCGGCGCGCGATGCGCTCGATTTCGCTGTCGATCTCGAAGAAGCGCCAGTCGTCTCCAGCCTCGGCGTAACAGGCGAGGCTGCCCGAGCCCAGGCCGACGACGCCGACGCGGATCGGCCGGCCGAGCCTTTCGCGGGTGGCGACAAGCGCGCCGCCCAGCGGTCCGGCGGAATGGTAATAGCTGAGCGGCTCCGGGCGCCCGGCCGGCGGCCGTCCGCTGGCGTCGGCCAGCCGTTCGGCGCCGTGGAATGTCGTGCCATGCTGGAGCAGCCGGAACTGGCCGTCGCCACGGGTCACCACCCGATGCACGCCGAAGAAGCTGCGGGTCGTCCGGGTATCGCCCGAATCGTTCTGGTAGACGCGCACGACGCCGAGCGCCAGCACGAGCGACAATGCCAGGCGAAGCGGCTTGCCGCGCCAGAGCATGGCGGCGACCAGGGCAAGACCCATGACCGCGGTTGCCGCGACCACCAGGGCGAGCCGCGGCGCCACGCCGAAGAGGCTCGCCGGCACGAGCAGGATGACGCAGGCGACCGCCAGCCCCTGCGCGATCCGGTCGGTCCTGATCGCCTGCCACGACGCGCCCGGCCGGCACAGCACGGCCAGCACCAGCATCAGCGGATATTCGACCACCCAGTTGAACAGCTGCGGCGCCAGGAGGCCGGCGAAGACCCCGCCCACGACGCCGCCAAAGGACATCCACAGATAGAAGGCGGTCAGGTGGCGGGGCGCCGGCCGGCGGTTGGCCAGCTCGCCATGGCAGACCATGGCGGTGACGAAGAAAGCGGCCAGGTGCAGACCGATCTGGACCGCCAGCGAACCGAGCAGCGCCGGTTTGGCGAGCGAAAGGATCACCGCCACCAGCAGGAACGGCTGAACCATGACCATCAGGCGGTGCGGGATGACCGGCCGGTCCTGGAACACCACGACGAAAGTGAGCAGAAACAACCCGAGCGGCAGCACCCACAGGAACGGCGCGGCGGCGACATCGGTCGACAGATGTGCGGTCACCGCAACCAGCAGGGCGGACGGGACGCAGGAGAGGCCGATCCAGCCGATGATCGCCTTGATCCGCGGCGCCGGCGCGGCGCTTGCGCTCGCGCGATCGCGGTCGAGCTCCCGGCCGTCCGGACCAAGGGCGCGGACCAGGGTCACGCCGCAGGCCGCGACCAGCGCGATCAAGAGATAGAAACCCTGGGACCAGGCGGTGATCTGGACACCGAGCGTCGACAGGGGTTCGATCAGAAACGGATAGGCAAACAGCGCCAGGAACGATCCGACATTCGACGCGGCATAGAGCACATAGGGATTTCGGGCCTGGACGTGGCCGGTCCGGGCAAACCAGGCCTGCAAGAGCGGCCCATTGGCGGACAGGGCAAAGAACGGCAGCCCGATCGATGCCGCGAACAGGCCGAGCAGCCAGAACGCTTCGCCACTGGCGGGCGGACGCCCCCAGCCGGCGGCAATGCCGAGCGGCAGTGCGAGCGACGCGCCGGCCAGCACCATGACATGCAGGATCACCGCGACGCGCGGGTTCAGCCACGTGGTCAGGGCATGGGCATAGGCATATCCGAACAGCAGAACCGTCTGGAAGAACACCATGGCGACCGACCAGACGCCCGGGCTGCCGCCGAGCACCGGCAGCACCATCTTGGCGAACAGCGGCTGCACCGCGAACAGCAAGGCCGCGCTGGTGAAGACCGCGCCGCCGAAGACCGCCATGACCCAAGGTCCGGTCGAGCTCAGCAGCGAGGCGCGCGCGTCGGCGAGGCTCATGATCGTGTTCCCAGGAAATCCCTGGAGACGAAGCCTAGATCAGCCGCCTTAAGGACCTGTTGCCTGGCCTGGCGGGCCATAGACCGCGTCGGCACGCGCCTCGAAGGCGTCGGTGAAACGCCGGAAGGCGGCGTCGAACACCGCCCCCATCACCAGCGCCAGCGCCCGGCTGCGAAACTCGTAGTCGATGGAGAAGCTGACCAGCGTGGCATCGGCGCCATCGGCGGCGAAACGCCAGTGGTTTTCCAGCCGCGAGAACGGGCCGTCGAGATATTCGGCGAGAATGTGCAGGCGCGGCCGGTCGAGCGTCACCCGGCTGGCAAAGGTTTCCCGCAGCACTTTGTAGGCGACCGTCATGTCGGTCACCAGGATCTCGATGCCGCCATCGCCGGCATTGACCCGGCGGCGCACCCGCAATTGCTGGCAGAGCGGCACGAATTCCGGGTATTTTTCGACATCGGCGACCAGGTCGAACATCTCGGCCGGCTTGTGCCTGACCCGCCGCTCCGTCTTGAAGACCGGCATCGCCCTAAGCTCTCGCGCTGGCGCGAAGGCCGGTCAGGAAGTCGACGGCCTGGCTGCGGGCGGTGAAGCCGACGAGCCGCTGGTCGGCGCGCAATCCGTCGAAATAGGCCAGCAATTTCGGCCTTTGCTGCTGCCGGTAGGTCCAGACATAGCGCAGGAACGTGAGATCCACGCGCTCCGGACAGCCGGGCGCCATTTCCGGTCTGACCTGGCCATGGCTGGCGGCGATCCGCCTGATGACGCCGGACAGGCAGGCCAGCCGCGGCAGGTCGAACCAGAGGATGCTGTCGGCGCGCGACCGGCGCAGTTGGCCGGCGCCGTGGCTGACATAGTTGCCGTCGATCACCCAGGCCGGCCCGTCGGCGACCTCGGTGACCCTGGCCGAAAATTCCGCCGGTTCCGATTCGCGCCAGCCCGGTTTCCAGAACAGCGCGTCGAGCGAAACCAAGGGCAGACCGAGCTTATCGGCGAGCGCGCGGGCAAACGTGGTCTTGCCGGAGCCCGAACAGCCCATCACCAGAACCCGCTGCATCATGGCCCGACCGCTCAGCGGCCGAGCTTGGCGAAACGCGCAGCCTTCAACCGGGCGAAATCCTCGCCGGCATGATGCGACGACCGGGTCAGCGGGCTCGACGACACCAGCAGGAAGCCCTTGGCATTGGCGATCGTCTCGAAACCCTTGAACTCGTCGGGCGTCAGGAACCGGATCACCTCGTGATGCTTGCGGGTGGGCTGCAGATATTGGCCGATGGTCAGGAAATCGACCTCGGCCGAGCGCAGGTCGTCCATCAGCTGGAGCACTTCGTTCCGCTCCTCGCCGAGGCCGACCATGATGCCGGACTTGGTGAAGATGGTCGGGTCCATCTCCTTCACCCGCTGCAACAGCCGGATCGAGTGGAAATAGCGCGCGCCGGGACGAACCTTCAGATATTTCGACGGCACGGTCTCGAGATTGTGGTTGAACACGTCGGGACGGGCCGCCACCACCACCTCGAGCGCGCCATCCTTGCGCAGGAAATCGGGGGTGAGGATCTCGATCGTGGTTTTCGGCGCGCGCGCCCGGATGGCGTGGATCACCTTGGCGAAATGGTCCGCCCCGCCATCGGCGAGGTCGTCGCGATCGACCGAGGTGATGACGACATGCTCCAGGCCGAGCTTCTCGACCGCGATCGCGGTGTGCTCCGGCTCATGCGGATCGAGCGCGCCGGGCATGCCGGTCTTGACGTTGCAGAACGAACAGGCGCGCGTGCAGGTGTCGCCCATGATCATGAAGGTGGCGTGCTTCTTTTCCCAGCACTCGCCGATATTCGGGCAGCCGGCCTCCTCGCAGACGGTGACCAGGCCGTTTTCCTTGACGATCCGGTTGGTCTCGGCCCATTTCGGCGAGCCCGGCGCCTTGACCCGAATCCAGTCCGGCTTGCGCTGGATCGGCTGATCCGGCCGATGCGCCTTTTCAGGATGCCGCGGACGGTTGTCTCGGCTCAGGGTGTCGATCAGCGTGGCCATGGCTCATCCCG
This portion of the Phreatobacter stygius genome encodes:
- the lipA gene encoding lipoyl synthase, with the protein product MATLIDTLSRDNRPRHPEKAHRPDQPIQRKPDWIRVKAPGSPKWAETNRIVKENGLVTVCEEAGCPNIGECWEKKHATFMIMGDTCTRACSFCNVKTGMPGALDPHEPEHTAIAVEKLGLEHVVITSVDRDDLADGGADHFAKVIHAIRARAPKTTIEILTPDFLRKDGALEVVVAARPDVFNHNLETVPSKYLKVRPGARYFHSIRLLQRVKEMDPTIFTKSGIMVGLGEERNEVLQLMDDLRSAEVDFLTIGQYLQPTRKHHEVIRFLTPDEFKGFETIANAKGFLLVSSSPLTRSSHHAGEDFARLKAARFAKLGR
- the ntrC gene encoding nitrogen regulation protein NR(I) — protein: MPTGTILVADDDAAIRTVLNQALSRAGYDVRLTGNATTLWRWVAQGDGDIVITDVVMPDENAFDLLPRIKKLRPELPVVVMSAQNTFMTAIKASERGAYDYLPKPFDLKELVSIVGRALAEPKGKLGGKAPLADADTIPLVGRSPAMQDIYRVLARLMQTDLTVMIVGESGTGKELVARALHDYGKRRAGPFVAINMAAIPRDLIESELFGHEKGAFTGAQARNPGRFEQAEGGTLFLDEIGDMPMEAQTRLLRVLQQGEYTTVGGRTPIKADVRIVAATNKDLRQQIQQGMFREDLFFRLNVVPLRLPPLRERSDDVPDLVRHFFAQAEREGLPAKQIDSGAMEKLKRYRWPGNVRELENMIRRLTALYPQEIITGPIIDNELSTPEPMSSREAAREDETLMASVERHMGTYFKSFGDDVPPPGLYHRVLREVEIPLISAALAATRGNQIKAADLLGVNRNTLRKKVRDLDIQVIRTSR
- a CDS encoding fused MFS/spermidine synthase, encoding MSLADARASLLSSTGPWVMAVFGGAVFTSAALLFAVQPLFAKMVLPVLGGSPGVWSVAMVFFQTVLLFGYAYAHALTTWLNPRVAVILHVMVLAGASLALPLGIAAGWGRPPASGEAFWLLGLFAASIGLPFFALSANGPLLQAWFARTGHVQARNPYVLYAASNVGSFLALFAYPFLIEPLSTLGVQITAWSQGFYLLIALVAACGVTLVRALGPDGRELDRDRASASAAPAPRIKAIIGWIGLSCVPSALLVAVTAHLSTDVAAAPFLWVLPLGLFLLTFVVVFQDRPVIPHRLMVMVQPFLLVAVILSLAKPALLGSLAVQIGLHLAAFFVTAMVCHGELANRRPAPRHLTAFYLWMSFGGVVGGVFAGLLAPQLFNWVVEYPLMLVLAVLCRPGASWQAIRTDRIAQGLAVACVILLVPASLFGVAPRLALVVAATAVMGLALVAAMLWRGKPLRLALSLVLALGVVRVYQNDSGDTRTTRSFFGVHRVVTRGDGQFRLLQHGTTFHGAERLADASGRPPAGRPEPLSYYHSAGPLGGALVATRERLGRPIRVGVVGLGSGSLACYAEAGDDWRFFEIDSEIERIARRDFSFLRSCTPRAPVILGDARLTLAEGEQGALDVLVIDAFSSDSIPGHLLTREAMAIYRKKIAPGGMIVMHISNRHMRLGPVVAAIAADQGMAVRVNDYTASPDQLEEMKFGVIAAIVAEQPTAFGALDAARGWHDQDGGTVRPWTDDYSNILGAIIAHYRR
- a CDS encoding type II toxin-antitoxin system RatA family toxin; translation: MPVFKTERRVRHKPAEMFDLVADVEKYPEFVPLCQQLRVRRRVNAGDGGIEILVTDMTVAYKVLRETFASRVTLDRPRLHILAEYLDGPFSRLENHWRFAADGADATLVSFSIDYEFRSRALALVMGAVFDAAFRRFTDAFEARADAVYGPPGQATGP
- a CDS encoding two-component system sensor histidine kinase NtrB translates to MTLATKPAASSMEAHDSILNALPHPVVSVSSDGTILDGNAAAEAFFQASIPVLQRHALRELVPFGSPLLALIEQVRDRGAPVNEYKVDLGTPRNGAERVVDIYVAPMPERAGAVVVMLQERTIADKMDRQLTHRGAARSVTALAAMLAHEIKNPLSGIRGAAQLLETSVDDQDRTLTRLICDEADRIVKLVDRMEVFSDERPVEREPVNIHVVLEHVKKLSQSGFARHIRFAEEYDPSLPPVFGNRDQLIQVFLNLMKNAAEAIGDHTGEGEIMLSTAFRPGVRLTMPGTATRVALPLEVCVRDNGPGVPDDLLPHLFDPFVTTKSSGSGLGLALVAKIVGDHGGIVECDSQPRKTLFRILLPMARVSHGDINGRKAL
- a CDS encoding AAA family ATPase, which translates into the protein MMQRVLVMGCSGSGKTTFARALADKLGLPLVSLDALFWKPGWRESEPAEFSARVTEVADGPAWVIDGNYVSHGAGQLRRSRADSILWFDLPRLACLSGVIRRIAASHGQVRPEMAPGCPERVDLTFLRYVWTYRQQQRPKLLAYFDGLRADQRLVGFTARSQAVDFLTGLRASARA
- the dusB gene encoding tRNA dihydrouridine synthase DusB, producing the protein MAHISTTTPSAVALSIGQHRIASPVALAPMSGVTDAPFRRMVARFGAGWVVSEMVPSDDLALGEEEARLRAEGDGLDLHVVQIAGCEPHWMAEGAKVAAGAGAKVIDINMGCPAKRVTGGYAGSALMRDLDLAENLIKATVAAVDVPVTLKMRLGWDEASINAPELARRAEASGIQLITVHGRTRQQFYKGQADWSLIAEVRAAIGVPLVANGDVATVEQASDCLDRARADAVMIGRGAQGKPWFLAQVAAHLAGMAVPADPDLASQRDVAVELYEAQLTHYGVAVGVRHARKHLGWALDVAAGQAGASAMTLSAARRRVLTLDQPEQVIAALDEAYDALAWRAAA
- a CDS encoding CinA family protein; the encoded protein is MDEARIRAAASEVLDLCRARKLMVATAESCTGGLVAGALTAIAGSSDVVDRGFVTYTNDAKHEMLGVPQAVLASVGAVSRETAEAMARGALGRSKAHLAVAITGIAGPGGGSDAKPVGLVHFAAAARDGRLVAEERRFGAIGRDAVRAESVAVALGLLKTLAVSAGSAR
- a CDS encoding bifunctional 2-C-methyl-D-erythritol 4-phosphate cytidylyltransferase/2-C-methyl-D-erythritol 2,4-cyclodiphosphate synthase — encoded protein: MMKPTRTIAALIVAAGRGSRAGDGLPKQYRRVGQSPLLAHSVAIFAGHPAISTVRVVIDPADQQLYRESVAQAATLGAPVPGGPTRQASVRAGLEALAADAPDLVLVHDAARPFVSFDLIDRALAALSVPGSLAAVPGTALVDTIKSVDAAETVTGTPARLALRAIQTPQAFDFAALLAAHRRVAGEPGFAATDDAAVMEWAGHPVRVFPGDPANVKLTYPADFAAAERLMTRTIAMNDVRIGQGYDVHAFGPGDHVWLGGVRIAHDRGVIAHSDGDVVLHALTDALLGAIADGDIGSHFPPSDPQWRGASSDRFLAHAGALIAARGGRIGNIDITVVCEAPKVGPHRDAMRARIGAILGLEAERVAIKATTSEQMGFVGRREGLAALAVATVRLPGD